In the genome of bacterium, the window GATCGGCCAAAATGGCGATGGGCGCATTTTCCTCGGCGGACACCTTGCGAATGCGGTGGATCGTTGCCCGGTGTTCGGCGTGGGTGCCGTGGGAGAAATTGATGCGCGCAACGTTCATTCCGGCGCGAATCATGGCGCGCAGCATGGAGGTGCGCCGGCTGGCAGGGCCCAGGGTACATACGATTTTGGTGCGGCGCATGATTTTTTCCTTGAAAGTCGGATGTCAACGTCTCTTGGTGGTCCGGCCCTTGTATTATACCTCTTTCAGAGACTTATAGGGAGGCGAGGAAAAACGGCGGCGCTTCAGCGAACAAGAAGGACGGCCATGTCCATCACGTTGGTCCCGGTCGGCCCGGTCGTGATGAGGCTCTCCGTTTGTTGAAACAACCCATGGCTGTCGTTATTCGCGAGAAACGCCGAGGGCGCCAGACGGCGGGCGATCGCCCGTGGGATCGTGTCCCCGTCCACAAAAGCGCCCGCCGCGGGTGTGGGGCCGTCCCGGCCGTCGGTTCCGGCGGCGAGGAGGCAGACTCCCGCCCGATCCTTCATCTCGAGGGCAAAGGAGAGTGCCAGTTCCTGGTTTCTTCCGCCGCGTCCACGGCCCTGCACGGTGACCGTGGTTTCTCCGCCGGCGAGGAGGCAGGCGGGACGGCGGAAAGGGCCTTTGCCGTCCTTCATCTCCCTGGCGATGGCGGCGAGGAAGCGGCCGGCCTCGCGCGCCTCCCCCTCGAGGGATCGGGTGAGAATCCGGGGGCGGTAGCCGAGCGAGCGGGCCTTTGCGGCGGCGGCCTGCAGGGCGTCTCCGTTGCGGGCGGCGCACACATGGTGGATGCGGGCGAGGGCGTGGTCGGAGGGAGAGGGCGTCTCGGGGATTTTTCCGGCACTGCCCGCCGAGATGCGCCGGCGGACGCGCGCGGGGATCTTCGTCCAGACGCGGAATTCCTTCATGTATTTTTGGGCGTCCGCGAAGGTGGAGGGATCGCCGCAAGCGGGTCCCGAGGCGATGGTGTCGGGGCGATCGCCCACCACGTCGGAGATGTAGAGCACGAGTCCC includes:
- a CDS encoding glycerate kinase; its protein translation is MRKTQLRKHAESIFRAGLDAVHPARAVEAVLRIERTARAERLICGKARIPLSPAGRIILIGAGKAAPLMARGAENVLGRRIAGGLIVVPVGGALPCRRVEVREAAHPIPDAAGVRAAREIARWTEEAGPEDVLLLLLSGGGSALLTAPAEGLTLADKKKTTALLLRAGAPIDVLNCVRKHLSTLKGGQLGKRIAPARGLVLYISDVVGDRPDTIASGPACGDPSTFADAQKYMKEFRVWTKIPARVRRRISAGSAGKIPETPSPSDHALARIHHVCAARNGDALQAAAAKARSLGYRPRILTRSLEGEAREAGRFLAAIAREMKDGKGPFRRPACLLAGGETTVTVQGRGRGGRNQELALSFALEMKDRAGVCLLAAGTDGRDGPTPAAGAFVDGDTIPRAIARRLAPSAFLANNDSHGLFQQTESLITTGPTGTNVMDMAVLLVR